In Streptomyces sp. NBC_00344, the genomic window ACGTCGATGTCGTGAGCGGCCTTCTGGAGGAGCAGCCCCGTGGTGCGGCGGCGGTCGGCGTGCCAGTCCTTGAAGTAGTAGTCGCCGCCGTACGACACGAAGTGCCGTACCCACACGGTCTTCGGCTCACCGATGTCGCCGCGGACGATGAGGTCGCGCATCAGCCGCACCACGCCCATGTGCCGCATGTTGTGACCGACGTACAGCCGGGTGCCGCTCTCGTGGGCGGTGCGCAGGATGGTGTCGCACTGCGCGACGGTGATGCCGAGGGGCTTCTCGACGTACACCGGCTTCCCTGCCCGCAGCGCGTCGCAGGCGACGGCCTCGTGGGTGTCGTCGGGGGTGGCCACGATGACCGCATCGATAGAGGCGTCGTCGAGCAGCCGCCGGTGGTCCGTTACCGCGATCGCGCCCGCGTACCGCTCGGGCACCGTGGCCCGTACGGCCGGATCGGTGTCGGCGACGGCCGCCACGACCGAGCCGGCGCCGGGCCGGTGCGCGGCGTCCGCGAGGTTGGCGCGCAGGCCGAGGCCGATCACTCCGATACGGAGGTCTTGCATGATGCTCCTTGCAGTGAATTCGGAGGGACGCTCACTTGCCGGTCTTCGCGATGGATTCCTCGAACTCGGCACGGATCCTGTCCCCGCCGCCGGAGCGCCAGGTGCGCACCATCCCGTCGAAGTCGGAAAGAGACTTGCGGCCGGCGACGATGTCCTTGATCCCGTCGTTCACCTCCATCGTCAGAGATGCGCCACGTCCGGCGTTGGTGTCGGAGTAGTGGCCGACGGTCGGATTGATCACGGCCATGGCGATGAGCTTCTTCTGCCAGTCGTGGATGCGGCGCGTCAGGTCCGGCTGGCCCGGCAGGTAGAGGTACTCAGGGGCGTTGGCCAGGAACGACACCGGCATAGCGGTGGTCACGGCCTCCGCGTTCCCCTTGTCGGTGAGCTCGACGTCCCCCTTCGCCGTCCGGCGGAAATGCGTCCCCTCGACTCCGTTGTCCAGGAACAGCCGCTCCTGTGTGCCGAAGGGTGCGGCGAGGTAGTCGAGGACCCGCAGCAGCATCTCGAGCCGCTTCTTGTCCGCCTCCTTGTTGACCGCGGTGAATCCGACGGATCCAAGTCCGAAGTAGAAGTGCGGGGTTGCGCCCTTCCTGGCGGCGAACGGGGGGATGATCCCGAAGGGGAAGCGGTAGGTCTTCACATCCACCAGAAACGAGGGGAAGGACTGGACATAGGCACCCAGCGCCCCCTGTGCCATCTTCTCGCGTGTAGTGGTGAGATTGGGGTCGGGCCAGAACAGACCTGCCCTGCTCACCTTGACGCCGAACTCCAGCGCCTCCCGGAATTCGTCGGTCTCGAACTGGTGGACCAGCTTGCCGTTCCGCTCCGCCCATCCGGAAGGGGCGCCGAACCACTGGGCGTACATACCCACATGGTTCACGTAGGCGGGTTCCAGCACATATTTCTTGCGCTTGACGTCGAGCAGCTCCTTTCCCTTGGCCAGGAAGTCCTCGGCACTCGTGAAGGAAGCGCCTCCGACCGGCTTCCAGAAGTCCTCGTTGATGACGTAGACCTGCCCCATGCGGCCGTAGGCCACCGGAACGCCGAATATCTTGCCGTTGATGACGGCGGTCTTCCAGGCGAATTCAGGGAGGTTCGCGAGATTCGGGTACTTCTTGACCGCATCGCCGCCGAGGTGCGGGGTGAGATCCTGGAACTTCGCCTCGAGCAGATCGGGAATCCTGCGCAGTCCCTGGTTCGGTGGAATCCATACCAGGTCGGGGATCTCGCCACCGGCCACTGCCGCGTTGAACTTGGACGAGTAGCTGTCGTCGGTCGTCTCGACGACGATGTTCATCTTGAATTCCGAGCCCAACCGCTTGTTGAGCTCCTTCCAGTAGGTGTTCCTCCCCATGGCGGGGGCGGGTGTGGTGAACGTCTCCGTCAGCGCGGTGATCACCGAACCGTCCCCGGGTGGTGCGGCCACGGACCTGGTCAGGTTCTTCGGGTAGCGGAGGTAGGCCGCGTCCAGCCCCTCAGCGCTGCCCGCGAGGTCCGGTGCCGCCACGTCGGCGGGAACGAAGGCCGGCAGTTCGACCTTGCTGAACGCCTCCGCCCCCTTGCCGGTTGTGGCAGTTCCGGTGGAACAGCCGCTGAGAGCCGTCACTCCGGTGGCAGTGAGCCCGACAACGCCGGCGGCGCCGATGAACGTACGCCTGTTGATGTGCTGGGAAGACATGGTTCTCCCGGGGAGCAGGATCGGACGGATTTCAGCCTTTGACGGCGCCGGTCAGGACGCCCTTGGCGAAGTGCTTCTGCAGGAACGGGTACACGCACAGGATCGGTACGAGAGCGATGATCAGTACGGCCATCTGGAGCGAGATCGACGGCGGCAGCACGTTCACGCCGAGGGCATGGGCGTTGATGGTCTCGCCCTGGACGACGTACGAGCGGAGAACGACCTGGAGCGGGTACTTGCTCGAATCGTTCAGGAACAGCAGGGCGTTGAAGAAGCTGTTCCAGTAGCTGACCGCGTAGAAGAGACCCGCAACGGCGATCACGGCCTTGGAGAGCGGCAGCACCAGGCGCCACAGAATGGTGAGTTCACCCGCGCCGTCGAGCCGGGCGGCTTCGTACAGCTCGCTGGGGATGCCCTGGAAGAACGCCCGGACCACGATCACGTTGAAGACGTTGAGCAGTACCGGAAGGATCAGCGACGCATAGCTGTCCAGCAGGCCGAGCTGCTGGACCACGAGATAGGTGGGGATGATGCCCGGAGCGAAGAGGAAGGTGCCGAGCACCAGCATCAGCAGCGTCTTGCCGAACATCATGCCGGACCGCGAGAGTCCGTAGGCGAGCGTGACCGTGCAGAGCAGACTGAGCGCGGTGCCGATGGCCGTGACGGCGATGCTGACCAGCACCGCCCGGGTCACCACACCGCCCTGCAGCAGCACGTTGTAGGCCTGGAACGTCGGGTGGTGCGGTATGAGGACGTACCCGCCGCGTGCCTCGAGTTCCCTCTGGCCGGCCAGGCTGGTACCGAGTGCCAGCAGGAAGGGATAGGTCACCATGATGACGATCAGGGTGAGCGCCAGGGCCTTCGCGCCCTGACCGAACCAGCCGGGTCGCTCCATCCAGGGCGGCCGCTGCCCTCCGGACCGCATACGGGCGAGCATGTTCTCGCGGCGTGGGGCGATCGATGCGGTCATCGGTAGACCCCCTGCTCACCGAAGCGATGGGCCAGTTTGTTGGCTGCGATGATCAGTCCGAGACCGATCACGCCCTTCATCAGGCCGGCGGCCGTGCTCATGCCCCAGTCGCCGTCGATGACGCCGTGGTAGTAGACATAGGTGTCGAGGACTTCGGAGGCGTCCGCTCCGACCGCGTCGCGTTGCAGCAGCATCTGCTCGAAGCCGACCGAGAGAATGTCCCCCAGCCGCAGGATGAGCATCATGATGATCACCGGCCGGATGCCGGGCAGGGTCACATGCCACATGCGGCGCACGGCTCCCGCGCCATCCATCGCGGCCGACTCGTACTGCGTCATGTCGATGGACGCCATCGCGGCGAGGAAGATGATGGCGCCGTAACCGCAGTCCTTCCAGATCATCTCCGAGGTGACGAGCACCTTGAAGGTGTCCGGATTGCTCATGATGTTGCCGACCGCGAGCCCGTGGTTCTGGAGCAGGCTGGTGACCGTTCCGGTGCCGCCGAAGACCTGCTGGAACATCGCCACCACAACGACCCACGAGAGGAAGTGGGGCAGGTAGACGACGGTCTGGACGAAGCGCCGGATCGTTTCGCCCACCAGGGAGTTGAGGAGCAGCGCGAGGGCGACGGGCGCCGGGAAGTAGAGAACGAGCTGGAGCACGGTGATCTCCAGCGTGTTGCGCACCGCGATCCAGAAGTCCGGCTGGGCCAGCAGGTCGGTGAAGTTCCTGAGGCCGACGAACGGACTGCCCTTGAAGCCGAGGAATGGCTGGTAGTCCTGGAAGGCGACCACGTTCCCTGCCAGCGGCAGGTAGAAGAACACCGCGAAGTAGAGGATGCCCGGAACGCACAGCAGAAGAAGCGTGCGGTCACGCCGGAAGCGCTGACGCAAGGGCTTTCGCCCCGGGGGGCGTCCCGTGGTGACCGCGGCCCGGGAGGCCGTCGTATCGCCGGGAGCTTCTGACCGCGGTGTGACCGGACGGGGCGAGGTGGGCACGGCGGCCGACACGGTCACCTCCGCATAGAGGGGGATCAGGGGATGCAGACCTGCTGAACCCACGGAACGGGACCGATCCGGGGCTCGAGGTCTGCGAGGTGCCTTGATCCTGCACCGCGACCTCGAAAATGACAAGAGGTGCTCGTAAAGTCCTTTCTTATTGCAGTTACGAGCACCTTCCGTGCATCATTCGAGCATGATCGTGGCCCGTCGGTAGCCGCCGGACGACGGCCGCTCCGGGGAACAGCCGCGGCCGGCTCCCCGATCGCCGGCGGACTCGGCCGTCACGACCGGACCATGCGGTACCGGCCCGCCTCCGCCCCTCGGGGCGATCTCTCCTCAGAGCCGCAACCCACAGGCGAAAAGGGCGAGTTGGCCGTCACAGAGCCCCACGACGTCCTGCACACCGCCACGCTCGACCCAGTGCCGCAGCACGGCGGTGAACACCGCGATGATCGCCGCGGCGGCACAGTGCGCCGCGAGGTCGTCCGCCGCACGCCCGGTGCGTTCGACGATCACGGCGGCGATCGCGTCCTGGCTGCGCTGTCGCTCGTCCGAGCAACGAGCCCGGACGGCCGGCACGGTGAAGCCGAGACGCATCCTGAACAGCAACTCGTCCCGGTCCGTCTCGAGGAGCCGCGCCAGCGATTCGGTCAGAGTGTGCCGGATGGCATCCACGACCGGTTCGTCGCTGGGCCTGCCCCCGAGCGCCGCGACGAGCATCGCTTCGTACTCGTCATGGATGACCACGTCCTCCTTCGTGGGGAAATACCGGAAGAACGTACTCGGGGACACGTCGGCCGCTTCAGCTATCCGCTCGACGGTAGTCGCCGGATAGCCCTGCTCGGCGAACAGGCGGTATGCGGCACGCCGGATGTTCTGCCGGGTCTTCACCTTCTTGCGCTCGCGCAGCCCGGGCATGGGCCCGGCGGCTGCGGTCGAGGTCTCCGTCGCACTCATACCTGCGATTCTCCGCGTGCGCACACCGGCGTGGCCATCGGGGCCGATCCGGCACCCAGCGGCTCAGGGATTCAGACAAGCACACGCACCCATGACCCTCCTGGCCGACGCCTGCCCCAGCCTCAGCAGGCTCCGCTCCACCGGCCGTCACACGCCGGTGGGTCACACGACGGATACGGGGGCCGGCTCCTGGCGGGTCCCCGCCGCCCACCGCGCCACCGGCCCCAGGGCGTACGACGCCACCAGGAACAGCCCGCCGAGCAGCAGCCAGCCCAGCGCGCCCATACCGACCAGCAGGGCGGTGAGCAACAGCGGCCCGAGCGTGCGGGCGACGGTGACGCCGCTGCCGAAGAAGCCCTGGTACTCGCCGATACGCCCGGCAGGCGCCAGACCGAAGCCAAGTTGCCAGGAACCGGCGGACTGCAGCATCTCGGCGGCGGCCAGGAGGACCGAGCCCCCGACCAGGGCGGTGACCGCGACCCGTGGCGGGCTCCCGGCCGAAAGGGCGAAGACCCCGCAGGCCGTGAGCGCGAACGCGCCGGACCGGCGGATGGCCCGGGCGGCGGTGGCGAGCCCGGTGACGGAACGGGCCGTACGGACCTGGAAGAGCATGACGGCCCCGGTGTTGAGCATGAAGAGCGCGGAGACCAGCCACTCCGGTGCGTCGGTGCACTCGGTGATCCACAGAGGCAGGCCGAGGCTGAGCAGTGGCATCCGCAGGAGCAGCACGGTGTTGAGCAGGGTGATGACGGCGTACGGCCGGTCCCGCAGGACTTCGAGCCTCGCGCCCCGGACGGCCGGCGCCGGTGCGACGGCAGGCACCCGCAGCAGGACGAGCGCGCAGAGCAGAAAGCTCAGAGCGTCGATCGCGAAGACACCGAGGTAGGCGGGCCTGGAGCCGGCGGACAGGGCGAGCCCACCGAGCGCGGCGCCCACGGCAAGGCCCGCGTTGAGTGTCGACTGCAGGTGAGCGAGCACGGCGGTGCGCTCCTCCTCCGCGACCAGACCGGCGAGCAGCGCCTGCCGGGCGGCGGCCAGACCCGACTGCGCGGTGGCATAGAGGCAGGCGGCCACGAGGAACGGCAGGAAGTCCCGTACGACCAGGAAAGACGCGACCGCGGCGCCGGTCGCGAGGGCGAGCAGCACCGCCGTTCCTCGCGGGCCCCGGCGGTCCGCGATCCGGCCGAGCGGCACCCCGACGACCGAGCCGACCGCCCAGGCCACGGTGAGGCCGAGGCCGATCCTGGCGGGGGCGAGGCCGACCACGTGAGTGAAGTAGAGGGCCGAGGTGACGTAGTACGCGCCGTCGCCCAGGGAGTTGCTCAACTGGGCCACGGCGAGCGTGCGTTGGGGCCTCGAGGGCGGCAGCATGTTCGGCATGGCGTTGACGGTACGCAGGTGCCGGCTCCCGCGTGCAGGCCAATGAGCCGCCGTGTGACTGGGCCATTTCCGCGGGAAGGCCCGCGCGGCCTGTCCCGAGACGGGCCGCTCAGCACACGACCTGGCCGGCCACCCGGTTGTGACCGCCCGTCTGCGTCCCGGGACGACTGTCGCGCCGGGCGTCCGGCCGCCCGGCGGGCACGGGCCTACCCGCCGGTATCCGTCGCAGGGGCGCCCGTGCTCAGGAGGCGGGGCCTTCCGGCGTCAGCTTCAGTGAGATGGAGTTGATGCAGTACCGCTGATCGGTCGGTGTCGCGTAGCCCTCGCCCTCGAAGACGTGCCCGAGGTGCGAGCCGCACTTCGCACAGCGCACCTCGACCCGCCGCATCCCGTGCGAGCGGTCCTCGATGAGCTCGACCGCTTCGGTGTCCTTCGGGTCGTAGAAGGACGGCCAGCCGCAGTG contains:
- a CDS encoding carbohydrate ABC transporter permease; amino-acid sequence: MTASIAPRRENMLARMRSGGQRPPWMERPGWFGQGAKALALTLIVIMVTYPFLLALGTSLAGQRELEARGGYVLIPHHPTFQAYNVLLQGGVVTRAVLVSIAVTAIGTALSLLCTVTLAYGLSRSGMMFGKTLLMLVLGTFLFAPGIIPTYLVVQQLGLLDSYASLILPVLLNVFNVIVVRAFFQGIPSELYEAARLDGAGELTILWRLVLPLSKAVIAVAGLFYAVSYWNSFFNALLFLNDSSKYPLQVVLRSYVVQGETINAHALGVNVLPPSISLQMAVLIIALVPILCVYPFLQKHFAKGVLTGAVKG
- a CDS encoding acyl-CoA-like ligand-binding transcription factor; this encodes MSATETSTAAAGPMPGLRERKKVKTRQNIRRAAYRLFAEQGYPATTVERIAEAADVSPSTFFRYFPTKEDVVIHDEYEAMLVAALGGRPSDEPVVDAIRHTLTESLARLLETDRDELLFRMRLGFTVPAVRARCSDERQRSQDAIAAVIVERTGRAADDLAAHCAAAAIIAVFTAVLRHWVERGGVQDVVGLCDGQLALFACGLRL
- a CDS encoding ABC transporter permease, producing the protein MPTSPRPVTPRSEAPGDTTASRAAVTTGRPPGRKPLRQRFRRDRTLLLLCVPGILYFAVFFYLPLAGNVVAFQDYQPFLGFKGSPFVGLRNFTDLLAQPDFWIAVRNTLEITVLQLVLYFPAPVALALLLNSLVGETIRRFVQTVVYLPHFLSWVVVVAMFQQVFGGTGTVTSLLQNHGLAVGNIMSNPDTFKVLVTSEMIWKDCGYGAIIFLAAMASIDMTQYESAAMDGAGAVRRMWHVTLPGIRPVIIMMLILRLGDILSVGFEQMLLQRDAVGADASEVLDTYVYYHGVIDGDWGMSTAAGLMKGVIGLGLIIAANKLAHRFGEQGVYR
- the msrB gene encoding peptide-methionine (R)-S-oxide reductase MsrB, coding for MSYDIEKPDEQWRAELSDAEYAVLRQAGTEPAFVGEYTDTKTTGVYSCRACNAELFRSDTKFESHCGWPSFYDPKDTEAVELIEDRSHGMRRVEVRCAKCGSHLGHVFEGEGYATPTDQRYCINSISLKLTPEGPAS
- a CDS encoding extracellular solute-binding protein — protein: MSSQHINRRTFIGAAGVVGLTATGVTALSGCSTGTATTGKGAEAFSKVELPAFVPADVAAPDLAGSAEGLDAAYLRYPKNLTRSVAAPPGDGSVITALTETFTTPAPAMGRNTYWKELNKRLGSEFKMNIVVETTDDSYSSKFNAAVAGGEIPDLVWIPPNQGLRRIPDLLEAKFQDLTPHLGGDAVKKYPNLANLPEFAWKTAVINGKIFGVPVAYGRMGQVYVINEDFWKPVGGASFTSAEDFLAKGKELLDVKRKKYVLEPAYVNHVGMYAQWFGAPSGWAERNGKLVHQFETDEFREALEFGVKVSRAGLFWPDPNLTTTREKMAQGALGAYVQSFPSFLVDVKTYRFPFGIIPPFAARKGATPHFYFGLGSVGFTAVNKEADKKRLEMLLRVLDYLAAPFGTQERLFLDNGVEGTHFRRTAKGDVELTDKGNAEAVTTAMPVSFLANAPEYLYLPGQPDLTRRIHDWQKKLIAMAVINPTVGHYSDTNAGRGASLTMEVNDGIKDIVAGRKSLSDFDGMVRTWRSGGGDRIRAEFEESIAKTGK
- a CDS encoding MFS transporter, whose product is MPNMLPPSRPQRTLAVAQLSNSLGDGAYYVTSALYFTHVVGLAPARIGLGLTVAWAVGSVVGVPLGRIADRRGPRGTAVLLALATGAAVASFLVVRDFLPFLVAACLYATAQSGLAAARQALLAGLVAEEERTAVLAHLQSTLNAGLAVGAALGGLALSAGSRPAYLGVFAIDALSFLLCALVLLRVPAVAPAPAVRGARLEVLRDRPYAVITLLNTVLLLRMPLLSLGLPLWITECTDAPEWLVSALFMLNTGAVMLFQVRTARSVTGLATAARAIRRSGAFALTACGVFALSAGSPPRVAVTALVGGSVLLAAAEMLQSAGSWQLGFGLAPAGRIGEYQGFFGSGVTVARTLGPLLLTALLVGMGALGWLLLGGLFLVASYALGPVARWAAGTRQEPAPVSVV